Proteins encoded together in one Acanthochromis polyacanthus isolate Apoly-LR-REF ecotype Palm Island chromosome 12, KAUST_Apoly_ChrSc, whole genome shotgun sequence window:
- the LOC127536396 gene encoding NLR family CARD domain-containing protein 3-like: protein MVTFVKKELKKMRKLVSPDYPECSKSQREDEEELEGDDEDERSSREMFEQITVLFLRRMKQEKLADCLQNKLAAGVCRCELKRGLKKKFQRVFEGIAKSGKKTLLNEIYTELYITEGGTAEVNDEHEVRQIEAASRKADRAETSIRAEDIFKGSPGRDGPIRTVMTKGVAGIGKTVLTQKLTLDWAEDKSNQDIHFMFPLTFRELNVLKEKKFSLMGLVHHFFSETKAAGICSFEHFQVVLIFDGLDECRLPLDFHNNEVLTDVRESTSVDVLLTNLIRGKLLPSARLWITTRPAAANQIPPDCVDMVTEVRGFTDPQKEKYFRKRFRARKKASSIISHMKKSRSLHIMCHIPVFCWITATVLGEVLRSREGGDLPRTLTEMFIHHLVVQAKVKKVKYDGGAETDPHWSPDSRRMIESLGKLAFNQLQRGNLIFYDSDLTECGIDVEAASVYSGVFTQIFKEERGLYQDKVFCFVHLSVHEFLAALHVHQTFINSGINLLEEKQQQTTSDKPDPTGFYQRAVDEALQSPNGHLDLFLRFLLGLSLPTNQNLLRGLLTQTGSSSQTNQKTVEYIKEKISEDVSAERSINLFHCLNELKDVSLVEKIQQSLRSGRLSTDELSPAQWSALGFILLSSEEHLDVFDLKKYSASEEVLLRLLPVVKASKKVVLSGCNLSERSCGALSSVLSSQSSSVTELDLTNNNLQDSGVKSLSAGLKSPHCKLEALRLSGCLVTKKGCASLASALRLKTSNLRELDLSYNHPGDSGEKMLRAKVEDPHCRLETLRVTPAGVRWLTPGLRKCKCVLMD from the exons atggtgacttttgtgaagaaggagctgaagaagatgcggaagcttgtgagtccagattacccagaatgctcaaagagtcagagggaggatgaggaggagttggagggtgatgatgaagatgagaggagcagcagagagatgtttgagcagatcacagtgttgttcctgaggaggatgaagcaggagaagctggctgactgtctgcagaaca aacttgctgcTGGAGTTTGTAGATGTGAACTTAAACgtggtctgaagaagaagttccagagagtgtttgagggcatcgctaaatCAGGTAAgaagaccctcctgaatgagatctacacagaactgtacatcacagagggagggactgcagaggtcaatgatgaacatgaggtcagacagattgaagcagcatccaggaaagcagacagagcagaaacaagcattagagcagaagacatctttaaaggctcacctggaagagatggaccaatcagaacagtgatgacaaagggagtggctggcatcgggaaaacagtgttaacacagaagttgactctggactgggctgaagacaaaagcaaccaggacatccacttcatgtttccattgactttcagagagctgaatgtactgaaagagaaaaagttCAGCTTGATGggacttgttcatcacttcttcagtgaaaccaaagcagcaggaatctgcagctttgaacacttccaggttgtgttgatctttgacggtctggatgagtgtcgccttcctctggacttccacaacaatgaggtcctgactgatgttagagagtccacctcagtggatgtgctgctgacaaacctgatcagggggaagctgcttccctctgctcgcctctggataactacacgacctgcagcagccaatcagatccctcctgactgtgtggacatggtgacagaggtcagagggtttaccgacccacagaaggagaagtacttcaggaagagattcagagCTAGGAagaaggccagcagcatcatctcccacatgaagaagtcacgaagcctccacatcatgtgccacatcccagtgttctgctggatcactgctacagttctgggggaggtgctgagaagcagagagggaggagatctgcccagaaccctgactgagatgttcatccaccacctggtagttcaggccaaagtcaagaaggtcaagtatgatggaggagctgagacagatccacactggagtccagacagcaggaggatgattgagtctctgggaaaactggcttttaatcagctgcagagaggaaacctgatcttctatgactccgacctgacagagtgtggcattgatgtggaagcagcctcagtgtactcaggagtgttcacacagatctttaaagaggagagaggactgtaccaggacaaggtgttctgcttcgtccatctgagcgttcacgagtttctggctgctcttcacgtccatcagaccttcatcaactctggaatcaacctgttggaagaaaaacaacaacaaacaacctcCGACAAACCTGATCCAACAGgtttctaccagagagctgtggatgaggccttacagagtccaaacggacacctggacttgttcctgcgcttcctcctgggtctgtcactgccgaccaatcagaatctcttacgaggcctgctgacacagacaggaagtagctcacagaccaatcagaaaacagtggagtacatcaaggagaagatcagtgaggatgtgtctgcagagagaagcatcaatctgttccactgtctgaatgaactgaaggatgtttctctgGTGGAGaagatccaacagtccctgagatcaggacgtctgtccacagatgaactgtctcctgctcagtggtcagctctgggcttcatcttactgtcatcagaagaacatctggacgtgtttgacctgaagaaatactctgcttcagaggaggttcttctgaggctgctgccagtggtcaaagcctccaagaaagttgt actgagtggctgtaatctgtcagagagaagctgtggagctctgtcctcagtcctcagctcccagtcctccagtgtgacagagctggacctgactaacaacaacctacaggattcaggagtgaagagtctttctgctggactgaagagtccacactgtaaactggaagctctcag gctgtcaggctgtctggtcacaaagaaaggctgtgcttctctggcctcagctctgcgcttgaagacctcaaatctgagagagctggacctgagctacaaccatccaggagactcaggagagaagatgctgagagctaaagtggaggatccacactgtagactggaaactctcag